A genomic window from Arthrobacter globiformis includes:
- a CDS encoding MarR family winged helix-turn-helix transcriptional regulator has product MTEPRWLNANERRAWLALLSINTMLPASLDTQLHAAGKVSLFDYNVLAMLSEAEGRFLPMSELAARTSASLSRLSHVVTKLQNRGWVERRPHPGDARVTTAHLTEEGMSTIVELAPGHVESVRSLFLDALTERDVADLARIGEKIVARLDSNHWILRERQQ; this is encoded by the coding sequence ATGACCGAACCGCGCTGGCTGAACGCCAATGAACGCCGGGCATGGCTTGCCCTGCTGAGCATCAACACCATGCTGCCCGCGTCGCTCGATACCCAGCTGCATGCCGCCGGCAAGGTGTCGCTGTTCGACTACAACGTGCTGGCGATGCTCTCCGAAGCCGAGGGCCGCTTCCTGCCGATGAGTGAGCTGGCGGCACGGACCAGCGCCTCCCTCTCCCGGCTCTCCCATGTGGTCACCAAGCTCCAGAACCGCGGCTGGGTGGAACGCCGGCCGCATCCCGGAGATGCCCGGGTCACCACCGCGCACCTTACCGAAGAGGGCATGTCCACCATCGTGGAGCTGGCGCCGGGCCACGTCGAATCCGTGCGCTCGCTGTTTCTCGATGCCCTGACTGAGCGTGATGTTGCGGACCTGGCCCGCATCGGCGAAAAAATTGTGGCCCGCCTGGACAGCAACCACTGGATCCTCCGCGAGCGGCAGCAGTAG
- a CDS encoding SGNH/GDSL hydrolase family protein: MGVSPLLPDRGRRRVFVAVGDSFTEGVGDRSSRMPNGVRGWADRVAEKLAKAEPGWHYANLAIRSKRLRHIVDEQLEQAIAMEPTLITLYAGGNDILDFGTDMDQLLAQYEELVARLAATGATLVLFTGFDVKVSAVLEPLKKRNTLYNQRVRELAAKYGAVLVDYWCFEAFHDRRMWDADRLHMSKAGHKYLAAQILDHLGVPHKISLKEWEPPARTTLRDWERRQRRWVNDWVLPLFGRKLRGVTLGDNLSPRWPQPVKVPRKGGLKKLMEPRD, encoded by the coding sequence GTGGGTGTCTCTCCATTGCTTCCGGACCGGGGCCGGCGGCGGGTGTTTGTCGCCGTCGGGGATTCCTTCACCGAAGGCGTGGGCGACCGGAGTTCCCGGATGCCGAACGGCGTGCGCGGCTGGGCGGACCGCGTGGCGGAGAAGCTGGCGAAGGCAGAACCCGGCTGGCATTACGCCAACCTGGCGATCAGGAGCAAGCGGCTGCGCCACATCGTGGATGAGCAGCTGGAGCAGGCAATCGCCATGGAGCCCACACTCATCACCCTCTATGCCGGCGGCAACGACATCCTGGACTTCGGCACGGACATGGACCAGCTCCTGGCCCAATACGAGGAACTGGTGGCCCGGCTGGCTGCGACCGGCGCCACACTGGTCCTGTTCACGGGGTTCGACGTCAAGGTGTCCGCGGTGCTTGAACCGCTGAAGAAGCGGAACACTCTATACAACCAGCGGGTCCGTGAGCTCGCCGCCAAATACGGGGCTGTGCTCGTGGACTACTGGTGTTTCGAGGCCTTCCATGACCGCAGGATGTGGGACGCCGACCGGCTGCACATGTCCAAGGCCGGGCACAAGTACCTCGCGGCGCAAATCCTGGACCACCTGGGTGTGCCGCACAAGATCAGCCTCAAGGAGTGGGAGCCGCCGGCCAGGACGACGCTCCGCGACTGGGAGCGGCGGCAGCGGCGCTGGGTGAATGACTGGGTGCTGCCGCTGTTTGGCCGCAAGCTCCGAGGCGTCACTCTGGGCGATAACCTCAGCCCCCGCTGGCCGCAGCCGGTGAAGGTTCCGCGCAAAGGCGGCCTGAAAAAGCTGATGGAGCCGCGCGACTAG
- a CDS encoding SGNH/GDSL hydrolase family protein, producing MDFTARYVALGDSFTEGVGDDDPTRPNGVRGWADRVAEQLASADPGFGYANLAIRGRKLRQILAEQVDAAVALNPTLVTLYAGANDILRPKIDIDDLLVDYEKAVGKLAATGATVVLFTGFDARGSKVFGTMRGRTAIYNELVRGIAGDHGALLVDYWRFNEYYDWGMWARDRMHMSAAGHANMAKRVLTVLEHEHSIQVPPMTPVPELSKAETLRANARWVREFAAPWVVRRVTGKSSGDNLQPRFAQLTRL from the coding sequence ATGGATTTCACGGCCCGTTACGTTGCCCTCGGAGATTCCTTCACGGAGGGCGTGGGTGACGACGACCCGACGCGGCCCAACGGGGTCCGCGGCTGGGCTGACCGGGTGGCGGAGCAGCTGGCCTCGGCCGACCCCGGCTTCGGCTACGCCAATCTCGCCATCCGCGGCCGTAAGCTGCGGCAGATCCTGGCCGAGCAGGTGGACGCCGCCGTCGCGCTCAATCCCACCCTGGTGACCCTCTACGCCGGTGCCAACGACATTCTCCGGCCCAAGATCGACATCGACGACCTGCTCGTGGACTACGAAAAAGCCGTGGGGAAGCTCGCGGCCACGGGCGCCACCGTGGTGCTGTTCACAGGCTTCGACGCGCGGGGCTCGAAGGTCTTCGGCACCATGCGGGGGCGTACGGCCATCTACAACGAACTCGTGCGCGGCATAGCGGGGGACCACGGAGCCCTGCTGGTGGACTACTGGCGCTTCAACGAATACTACGACTGGGGCATGTGGGCCAGGGACCGGATGCACATGTCCGCCGCCGGCCATGCCAACATGGCCAAGCGCGTCCTGACGGTCCTCGAACACGAGCACTCGATCCAGGTTCCGCCAATGACCCCCGTCCCGGAGCTCAGCAAGGCGGAGACGCTAAGGGCCAACGCCCGCTGGGTCCGGGAATTCGCCGCGCCGTGGGTGGTCCGGCGGGTCACGGGCAAGTCCTCCGGCGACAACCTCCAGCCCAGGTTCGCCCAGCTCACCCGGCTCTAG
- a CDS encoding YciI family protein yields the protein MYVVSLTYKVAQEIVDQHLDAHVDWLKEAFDEGVFIAAGRKVPRTGGVLLSRADRPTLDESLAKDPFNVHGVADFDVIEFAANRTAPGFENLLD from the coding sequence ATGTACGTAGTTTCCCTGACCTACAAAGTGGCCCAAGAGATCGTGGACCAGCACCTGGATGCCCACGTGGACTGGCTGAAGGAAGCCTTCGATGAAGGCGTCTTCATCGCCGCCGGCCGCAAGGTTCCGCGTACGGGCGGCGTGCTGCTCTCCAGGGCCGACCGTCCGACGCTCGACGAGTCACTGGCCAAGGACCCGTTCAACGTGCACGGCGTAGCCGACTTCGACGTCATTGAATTCGCCGCAAACCGCACTGCGCCGGGGTTCGAGAACCTGCTGGACTAG